One genomic window of Fibrobacter sp. UWT2 includes the following:
- a CDS encoding DUF2971 domain-containing protein, translating into MMKCHNLRFANATRLNDPFDCHPSLIDFSKVPAEKCKRWPAHLIEELESCQYKNLRKRTWICSLSKVYDSLLMWCFYSSYSGVCIGIDMEKAEKYLSQVMNGVYFGTQQLEVQYKDIVNKPDFFHKIDMINYTRYQLSTKAKEWEHEKEVRLLLTDPLVGTIPSEYSESAKKEDGSVDYEDVRFYPVIGRECFCELYLGINVEKDKQDEILKVARWLNPEMKIYRMTVDPDAFKLKPVLIQ; encoded by the coding sequence ATGATGAAATGTCACAATCTTCGATTCGCTAACGCCACAAGATTAAACGATCCTTTTGACTGTCATCCCAGTTTGATAGACTTCTCTAAAGTTCCTGCAGAAAAATGCAAAAGATGGCCAGCACATTTAATTGAGGAATTAGAGTCTTGCCAATATAAAAACCTGCGCAAGCGTACTTGGATTTGCAGCCTCTCTAAAGTCTATGACTCCTTGCTTATGTGGTGCTTTTACAGCAGTTACAGCGGTGTCTGTATCGGCATCGATATGGAAAAAGCGGAGAAGTACCTCTCTCAAGTAATGAACGGGGTCTATTTTGGCACACAACAATTAGAAGTACAGTACAAAGACATTGTCAATAAACCGGATTTCTTTCACAAAATCGACATGATTAATTACACCCGTTACCAGCTGTCAACAAAAGCTAAGGAATGGGAGCATGAAAAAGAAGTTCGCTTGTTGCTGACAGATCCATTAGTTGGAACAATTCCTTCAGAATATTCAGAAAGTGCTAAAAAGGAAGACGGTTCGGTTGATTATGAAGATGTCCGCTTTTATCCAGTTATAGGGAGAGAATGTTTTTGCGAACTCTATCTCGGTATCAATGTGGAAAAAGACAAACAGGATGAAATTCTGAAAGTCGCGCGATGGCTTAATCCTGAAATGAAAATTTATAGGATGACTGTTGACCCTGATGCTTTTAAGTTGAAGCCCGTGTTGATTCAATAA
- a CDS encoding Fic family protein: MRKKPSELDFEEYIRQVEPAKREKSYAWSTAIGLQQVDGLTPSDYLLEVAKKNIEGEISLNKAQALIDSYYESKTERSDDEDETEEADKVSTRIAQILSEKSFNFSPSFLIAIHKRLFEGVFKHAGEIRKYDISKKEWVLNGDSVMYGASFELRMALDYDFEREREFSYSNLSMNEIVRHLAFFVSRLWQIHAFGEGNTRTTAVFTIKYLRSMGFKVGNDIFAKNSWYFRNALVRANYKNVRKGIQQEPEYLEKFFRNLLMGEHNELKNRYLHVDYKKVKGKTATEKLKKTETAKKVQTKCHSKNVTVKCHSKMSQQNVTVKISERQKQILDIVKGNPNVLQTELAERFGVRRETIYRDMKKLVDAGILSRSESDKKCTWKVVKKF, encoded by the coding sequence ATGCGAAAGAAACCGTCAGAACTGGATTTTGAAGAATACATCCGTCAGGTCGAGCCCGCCAAGCGGGAAAAGTCCTACGCGTGGTCTACGGCTATTGGCTTGCAGCAGGTTGATGGCCTGACGCCTTCGGATTATCTGCTCGAAGTCGCCAAGAAGAACATCGAAGGGGAAATTTCCCTGAACAAGGCACAGGCGCTTATCGATTCTTATTACGAATCGAAGACGGAGCGCTCCGACGATGAAGACGAAACTGAAGAAGCCGACAAGGTTTCGACTCGCATTGCGCAAATTTTGAGTGAAAAGTCGTTCAATTTTTCACCCTCTTTTTTGATTGCCATTCACAAGCGCCTTTTCGAGGGAGTGTTCAAACATGCTGGAGAAATCCGCAAGTACGATATTTCCAAAAAAGAATGGGTACTGAACGGAGATTCCGTAATGTACGGGGCATCGTTTGAATTGCGGATGGCTCTGGATTATGATTTTGAGCGCGAACGTGAATTTAGCTATAGCAATTTAAGCATGAATGAAATCGTCCGTCATCTGGCGTTTTTCGTGTCGCGTCTTTGGCAGATTCATGCCTTCGGTGAGGGCAATACGCGTACCACGGCGGTTTTTACCATCAAGTATCTGCGTTCCATGGGCTTTAAAGTCGGAAACGACATTTTCGCCAAGAATTCGTGGTATTTCAGGAATGCGCTCGTCCGCGCCAACTACAAGAATGTGCGAAAAGGAATCCAGCAGGAGCCGGAATATCTTGAGAAATTCTTCCGTAATTTGCTGATGGGCGAACACAACGAACTGAAAAACCGCTACTTGCATGTTGACTACAAGAAAGTCAAGGGCAAAACTGCGACTGAAAAATTGAAGAAAACTGAGACGGCCAAAAAAGTGCAGACGAAATGTCACAGCAAAAATGTCACAGTAAAATGTCACAGCAAAATGTCACAGCAAAATGTCACAGTAAAAATCAGTGAGCGCCAGAAACAGATTCTAGACATCGTGAAAGGGAATCCGAATGTTTTGCAAACGGAACTAGCTGAACGCTTTGGCGTCCGGCGAGAGACCATCTACCGTGACATGAAAAAGCTCGTGGATGCGGGAATTCTTAGTCGCTCCGAATCAGACAAAAAATGCACATGGAAGGTGGTGAAAAAGTTTTAG
- a CDS encoding DsrE/DsrF/DrsH-like family protein translates to MSEVKKILAKDFYKIDSQNSTLLDVRETSEAIVRPVNGALQVPFFELSKKIDSIPKDKPVYVFCSTGDRSEQVAEILADRDYDVYNVEGGLDAVPKIHFVDAKGLKCPGPIVKVDEAVKSVSVGEEVQVEATEKAFFSDVDVWCQRTGNELKSLSEKDGVIYATIVKRDAPKSLENREFEHGKTFVVFSGDLDKAIASFIMANGAAAMGRPVTMFFTFWGVSILRRPEKVRIKKSLIGKMFGFMMPRGSKKLGLSRMNFGGIGAKMIRAVMKQNGVSSLEELIESARQKGVKFVACQMSMELMGITAEELIDGVELGGVATMLGSTEKSDLTYFI, encoded by the coding sequence ATGTCCGAAGTCAAAAAAATTCTTGCAAAAGATTTCTACAAGATTGATTCCCAAAATTCAACGCTACTCGATGTCCGCGAAACGAGTGAAGCCATCGTGCGCCCTGTAAATGGTGCGCTGCAGGTTCCGTTCTTTGAATTGTCCAAGAAGATTGATAGCATCCCGAAAGACAAGCCTGTTTACGTATTCTGTTCTACAGGAGACCGTTCCGAACAAGTTGCCGAAATTCTCGCCGATCGCGATTATGACGTGTACAATGTAGAAGGCGGGCTTGATGCCGTCCCGAAAATTCACTTCGTTGATGCCAAGGGTCTCAAGTGCCCGGGCCCCATCGTGAAGGTGGACGAAGCGGTCAAAAGTGTGTCCGTTGGCGAAGAAGTTCAGGTGGAAGCGACCGAGAAAGCATTCTTCTCGGATGTGGATGTCTGGTGCCAGCGTACCGGCAACGAGTTGAAATCGCTTTCCGAAAAAGACGGCGTAATCTATGCGACCATCGTAAAGCGCGACGCACCCAAATCTCTTGAAAATCGTGAATTTGAGCATGGCAAGACTTTTGTCGTTTTTAGCGGCGATTTGGACAAGGCGATTGCCTCTTTCATTATGGCGAACGGAGCTGCCGCCATGGGACGCCCGGTTACCATGTTCTTCACCTTCTGGGGAGTAAGCATTTTGCGCAGGCCCGAAAAGGTGCGCATCAAGAAATCGCTCATCGGAAAAATGTTTGGGTTCATGATGCCCCGCGGTTCCAAGAAACTCGGACTTTCGCGCATGAACTTTGGCGGAATTGGCGCAAAGATGATTCGCGCGGTCATGAAGCAGAATGGAGTGTCTTCGCTGGAAGAATTGATTGAAAGCGCAAGGCAGAAGGGCGTGAAGTTTGTCGCCTGCCAGATGTCGATGGAACTCATGGGCATCACAGCCGAAGAGCTGATTGACGGCGTTGAACTCGGCGGCGTCGCGACGATGCTCGGTTCCACTGAAAAATCCGACTTGACATATTTTATTTAA